From a region of the uncultured Draconibacterium sp. genome:
- a CDS encoding alpha/beta hydrolase — MKKIMLLSFFLVGVLSLYARENYVTTSDGVQLFVTVKGKGIPCLYLHGGPGAGSYFLERLNGEFLEKKFQMVYLDQRGVGRSSSPADGNYSMERMVQDFEEVRKALNIEQWITLGHSFGGILQMGYATSYPEKIKGMVMVNCCLDASDSYTRSWAPKAFSLLDIKEKEFYLDESLSLKTRWDSLITQLIDQKIIWKMGFSNFDDARAMGNVCSEVPVGNTDFENVALGIKEYLYDFTVDTKKLEMPVLFFYGKRDWMVGPAHFKRIHFPNMLPWEADTEHMTPFLSDSLKLHDAINAYVKNYNLGVPQESK; from the coding sequence ATGAAAAAAATAATGTTATTGTCGTTCTTTCTAGTTGGTGTTCTTTCGCTATATGCCAGGGAAAATTATGTTACAACATCAGATGGTGTTCAACTTTTTGTAACAGTAAAGGGAAAAGGTATTCCGTGCCTTTACCTTCACGGTGGACCTGGAGCGGGATCTTATTTTCTGGAAAGGCTGAACGGAGAATTTCTGGAAAAAAAATTTCAGATGGTTTACCTGGATCAAAGAGGTGTAGGTCGATCATCAAGTCCAGCCGATGGAAACTATTCCATGGAAAGGATGGTACAGGACTTTGAAGAAGTAAGAAAGGCTCTTAACATTGAACAATGGATTACACTGGGTCATTCGTTTGGAGGCATTCTTCAAATGGGGTATGCTACCAGTTATCCAGAAAAAATTAAAGGGATGGTTATGGTCAATTGCTGTCTTGATGCAAGTGATTCCTATACCAGAAGCTGGGCTCCAAAAGCTTTTTCTTTGCTTGATATTAAAGAAAAAGAGTTTTACCTGGATGAAAGCCTTTCTTTGAAAACCCGTTGGGATAGTCTGATAACTCAGTTAATCGATCAGAAGATTATCTGGAAAATGGGTTTCTCTAACTTTGATGATGCCCGAGCGATGGGAAACGTTTGTAGTGAAGTACCGGTTGGTAACACTGATTTTGAAAACGTGGCCTTGGGAATTAAAGAATATCTGTACGATTTCACTGTTGATACAAAAAAGTTGGAAATGCCGGTTTTGTTTTTCTATGGGAAAAGAGACTGGATGGTTGGTCCGGCGCATTTTAAACGTATTCATTTCCCTAATATGTTACCATGGGAAGCTGATACAGAGCACATGACTCCTTTTTTGTCTGATAGTTTAAAGTTACATGATGCGATAAACGCATATGTGAAAAATTATAATTTGGGAGTACCTCAAGAAAGTAAATAG
- a CDS encoding BtrH N-terminal domain-containing protein, whose protein sequence is MNTSNSQTKIIDIPHKYCENACMVNGLEDLYVWKSGHDIPDYLLYYTGGMVGFTYVKNKKEAIPNTVYWGNGLGKKMFAFLSDIIGYTWKMKEGGSFKNALRNVKRCIDNDVPVVFGKVDIFYLPYYQKYYHKHHIPAHFVLAVGYSDVEEKIYVNDCGREKMQSIPYSELELAWKVKIKGICKEYRYFTFQFSDEIASPKMILKSGLKKKAEFNLNPPVSLFGLKAMQRFANDFTSWKKEMPEEQFQKCLLHLIEFAGSYVPVLPTQLSQIPLKEEMNVHKGGRDRFAIFLRESGAKYDLPQLNGASLLFTVSGELIQDMVDILVDFLMKRKTNLLQIPDIMNEVINIEAKAFQLLKQ, encoded by the coding sequence ATGAACACATCAAACTCACAAACAAAAATTATTGATATTCCACATAAGTATTGCGAGAATGCTTGTATGGTTAATGGTCTGGAGGATTTGTACGTATGGAAATCCGGGCATGACATTCCTGATTATCTTCTCTACTACACAGGAGGTATGGTTGGATTTACCTATGTTAAAAACAAAAAAGAGGCTATTCCTAATACGGTATACTGGGGAAATGGACTGGGGAAAAAGATGTTTGCATTTCTTTCTGATATTATTGGTTATACCTGGAAAATGAAAGAAGGTGGTTCCTTTAAAAATGCACTAAGAAATGTAAAAAGGTGTATTGATAACGATGTGCCAGTTGTATTTGGGAAGGTGGATATTTTCTATCTTCCATATTATCAAAAATATTATCATAAACACCATATTCCTGCCCATTTTGTATTGGCTGTAGGCTACAGTGATGTTGAAGAGAAAATCTATGTCAACGATTGTGGCAGAGAAAAAATGCAGTCAATACCCTATTCTGAGCTGGAGTTGGCTTGGAAAGTGAAGATAAAAGGAATTTGTAAAGAATACAGGTATTTCACCTTTCAATTCTCAGACGAGATAGCAAGTCCAAAGATGATTCTGAAATCGGGCTTAAAGAAAAAAGCTGAATTTAATTTGAATCCTCCGGTTAGCTTGTTTGGACTTAAAGCAATGCAACGGTTTGCCAATGATTTTACCTCATGGAAGAAAGAGATGCCCGAAGAACAATTTCAGAAATGTCTGTTGCATTTAATTGAATTTGCAGGAAGTTATGTTCCTGTTTTGCCTACACAATTATCTCAGATTCCGTTAAAAGAGGAAATGAATGTACACAAAGGAGGGCGTGATCGCTTCGCAATATTTCTTCGGGAATCTGGTGCAAAATATGATTTGCCACAACTTAACGGAGCATCGCTGCTGTTTACCGTAAGTGGCGAGTTAATACAGGATATGGTAGATATTCTTGTGGACTTTTTGATGAAGCGAAAGACTAATTTGTTACAAATTCCGGATATAATGAACGAGGTCATTAATATCGAGGCAAAGGCCTTTCAGCTATTAAAGCAGTAA
- a CDS encoding GNAT family N-acetyltransferase, producing MNNLDYEIREICPQDSQLIASYITNCWGAPMSVSKRRILNTVDLPGFIYKDGDKVIGLLTYKIDEADCEIVTLNSEHSNLGLGTQLINKVIEKAKKTGCNRVWLITTNDNTNALRFYQKRGFEWIGFYKNSMDESRKLKPEIHNLGEDGIPVKHEIEFELRL from the coding sequence ATGAACAACTTGGATTATGAGATAAGGGAAATATGTCCTCAAGACAGCCAATTGATTGCATCATATATAACTAATTGTTGGGGGGCTCCTATGAGCGTCTCAAAAAGGAGAATTCTGAACACTGTTGATTTGCCTGGATTTATTTATAAAGATGGTGATAAAGTAATTGGACTGCTAACCTATAAGATTGACGAGGCTGATTGTGAAATTGTGACATTAAACAGTGAGCATAGTAATTTGGGATTAGGAACACAGTTGATAAATAAAGTGATTGAGAAGGCAAAAAAGACCGGTTGTAACAGAGTATGGTTAATAACGACAAATGATAATACAAATGCCCTCAGATTTTATCAAAAAAGGGGATTTGAATGGATTGGATTTTATAAAAATTCGATGGATGAATCAAGAAAACTTAAACCAGAGATACACAATCTTGGAGAAGATGGAATTCCAGTTAAGCATGAAATTGAGTTTGAGCTACGACTTTAG
- a CDS encoding glycoside hydrolase family 13 protein yields MKRIIYTYFLVFVVFATKAQSGVDRIDPPCWWAGMNNPELQLMVHGDDIAKYDVEINFPGVILESVKKVENPNYLFLNLILGTNVNPGIIPLKFIKNGKTVFTKDYTLNERKQGSAKRTSFSSEDAVYLIMPDRFANGDYSNDILGPMSDKEDRNYAEGRHGGDIQGVIDHLDYVKKMGFTAIWLTPVRENNMDRASYHGYAITDFYKIDPRQGTNELYRELSNKCKEKGIKLILDVVTNHCGTNYYWKDDLPTQDWYNDYPNFKRGSFRPGTWSDPHAAEFDIHENESGWFDTVMPDLNHRNPLVAKYLIQNTIWWVEYADLDGLRSDTHVYNNREFIADWAKAVLYEYPKLNIVGEAWLQKPATLSYWQKDAVNKTGYNSNLPMVMDLPLHFEMRKAFNEPTGREHGLERLYDVISQDFLYANPNNLMLVIDNHDVSRIYNLMDKDVDNYKMLMTFLATTRGMPQLFAGSEILMEGAKEEGDGVMRRDFPGGWSDDKVNGFSGKGLSKDQIDAQKYVKTLFNWRKTSEAVCKGKLIHYVPQDGFYVYFRECEDELVMVILNSNSENKPLSLQRYADRIQQRENARNVITQEKFSDMKTLQVPAKTALVFEFY; encoded by the coding sequence ATGAAAAGAATTATTTATACTTATTTTTTAGTTTTTGTAGTTTTCGCAACGAAGGCCCAGTCCGGGGTGGATCGTATTGATCCACCTTGCTGGTGGGCCGGTATGAATAACCCGGAACTTCAATTGATGGTTCATGGAGATGATATTGCGAAATATGATGTTGAAATTAATTTCCCGGGAGTCATACTCGAATCGGTAAAAAAGGTTGAGAATCCCAACTATCTGTTTCTGAATTTAATCCTGGGAACAAACGTAAATCCCGGAATTATTCCCTTGAAATTTATAAAAAATGGGAAGACCGTTTTTACAAAAGATTATACGCTGAACGAGAGAAAACAAGGCTCAGCCAAACGAACATCTTTTTCTTCGGAAGATGCGGTTTATTTGATTATGCCGGATCGGTTTGCTAATGGAGACTATAGCAATGATATTCTAGGACCCATGTCTGATAAGGAAGACAGAAATTATGCAGAAGGAAGACATGGTGGAGATATTCAGGGAGTAATTGATCACCTGGACTATGTTAAGAAAATGGGATTTACCGCGATATGGTTAACACCTGTACGTGAAAATAATATGGATCGTGCCAGTTATCACGGATACGCTATCACTGATTTTTATAAAATTGATCCTCGTCAGGGAACTAACGAGTTATACAGAGAGCTTTCCAATAAATGCAAAGAGAAAGGAATAAAACTAATACTTGATGTTGTCACCAATCATTGTGGAACTAATTATTACTGGAAAGATGATCTTCCAACGCAGGATTGGTATAATGATTATCCGAATTTTAAAAGGGGAAGTTTTCGTCCCGGCACCTGGTCAGATCCTCATGCTGCAGAGTTTGATATTCATGAAAATGAGTCGGGTTGGTTTGACACGGTAATGCCTGATTTGAATCATCGTAATCCTCTTGTTGCAAAATATCTAATTCAAAATACTATATGGTGGGTGGAATACGCTGATCTGGATGGGCTCAGAAGTGATACACATGTTTACAATAATCGTGAATTTATCGCAGATTGGGCAAAAGCTGTATTGTATGAATACCCTAAACTGAACATTGTCGGTGAAGCATGGTTGCAGAAACCTGCAACCTTGTCCTACTGGCAAAAAGATGCAGTGAATAAAACCGGCTATAATTCTAACTTACCTATGGTGATGGATCTCCCTTTACATTTTGAGATGCGAAAGGCATTTAATGAACCGACAGGAAGAGAGCACGGTCTGGAGCGTTTATATGATGTAATCTCCCAGGATTTCTTATATGCCAATCCTAATAATTTAATGCTTGTGATTGACAATCATGATGTGTCGCGTATTTACAATTTAATGGATAAGGATGTAGATAATTATAAGATGCTGATGACCTTCTTGGCAACAACCCGGGGAATGCCACAACTTTTTGCAGGATCAGAAATCCTGATGGAAGGAGCAAAAGAAGAAGGTGATGGTGTTATGAGGAGAGATTTTCCCGGAGGTTGGTCGGATGATAAAGTGAATGGATTTTCGGGTAAAGGTTTATCAAAAGATCAGATAGACGCACAGAAGTACGTGAAGACCTTATTTAACTGGAGAAAAACAAGTGAGGCGGTCTGCAAGGGTAAACTTATTCACTATGTGCCACAAGACGGTTTTTATGTGTATTTCCGTGAATGTGAGGATGAATTAGTAATGGTGATATTAAATTCTAACTCTGAGAATAAACCTTTGAGCTTACAAAGATACGCCGACAGAATTCAACAACGCGAGAATGCCCGCAACGTGATAACACAGGAGAAGTTCTCAGACATGAAAACGCTACAAGTACCGGCTAAAACAGCTTTAGTTTTTGAGTTTTATTAA
- a CDS encoding alpha-amylase family glycosyl hydrolase: MHLFKKYTLGACIIIILLNCCKPFSKREKIEPDFSWDNATVYFLFTDRFCNGNSSNDSYYGRRNDYGNDTLNAATFHGGDIAGIIQKLEEGYFTDLGVNAIWLTGVYEQIHGWVGGGEKNDFPHYSYHGYYPQDLTCIDKNFGTIEEFRTFVNLAHSKGIRVVMDAGLNHAGYATLLDAVKFDFGGVNLSPEEAVDFIPGQDYQNKFAYNDASSWENWWGSDWIRSQKTESMNVLTESIEGLPDFKTESSEQVKIPMFLQNKWKNDSNQLWSVPAALNYRISLDLAPAEYLIQWLASWVREFGIDGFRCDVVENVELFRWRELNDACNNALQEWRGNNPELPGSTWESAFWMTGDIWDSSIQYRPKYASSGFNSIVNFTFPKDGNLKTIGETWQCYADSLNSRDDWNTLSFLNNTYKRDVDISNMMNCGTALLLSPGAIQIYYGDEVARKKGAGQYLSDSIQGYRSDYPWDRQDLKVLKHWQILGRFRNRHLAVGAGIQKRLGEGVFARIYERGKQKDGVVIAFPECRESFIQVGDVFEERSEVINAYTGEISTVNNHQVHLVIGSKVALLEAY, encoded by the coding sequence ATGCATTTATTTAAAAAATACACTCTTGGAGCTTGTATTATCATTATACTTCTTAACTGTTGTAAACCTTTTTCTAAAAGAGAAAAAATAGAACCTGATTTTAGTTGGGATAATGCTACGGTTTACTTTTTGTTTACAGATCGGTTTTGTAATGGGAATTCCTCAAATGATAGCTATTACGGGCGTAGAAACGATTACGGAAACGACACACTCAATGCAGCTACTTTTCACGGAGGAGATATTGCAGGAATAATTCAAAAGCTGGAGGAAGGGTATTTTACAGATCTTGGAGTAAATGCAATCTGGCTAACTGGTGTATATGAGCAGATACATGGATGGGTAGGAGGTGGCGAAAAGAACGATTTTCCGCATTATTCCTATCATGGGTATTATCCTCAGGACCTTACCTGTATCGATAAGAATTTTGGGACAATTGAAGAGTTTCGTACATTCGTTAACCTTGCCCATTCAAAGGGGATAAGGGTTGTAATGGATGCAGGATTAAATCATGCCGGATATGCAACTTTGCTTGATGCTGTAAAGTTTGATTTCGGAGGAGTTAACCTGAGCCCGGAAGAAGCGGTTGATTTTATCCCAGGTCAGGATTATCAGAATAAATTTGCCTACAATGATGCATCCAGTTGGGAAAATTGGTGGGGAAGTGATTGGATACGGTCTCAAAAGACTGAATCTATGAATGTTTTAACCGAAAGTATTGAAGGTTTGCCAGACTTTAAAACAGAATCTTCTGAACAGGTTAAAATCCCAATGTTCCTTCAAAATAAATGGAAAAATGACAGTAACCAGTTATGGTCCGTACCAGCTGCATTGAATTACCGAATTAGCCTTGATCTTGCACCTGCAGAATATTTGATTCAATGGTTGGCTTCCTGGGTACGTGAGTTTGGTATTGATGGTTTTCGATGCGATGTAGTTGAAAATGTAGAGCTGTTCAGGTGGAGAGAATTGAATGATGCCTGTAACAATGCTTTGCAGGAATGGAGGGGCAATAACCCAGAGTTACCCGGATCAACATGGGAATCAGCTTTTTGGATGACTGGGGATATTTGGGATTCATCAATTCAATACAGACCAAAATACGCATCGTCAGGATTTAATTCCATCGTTAATTTTACTTTTCCTAAAGACGGTAATCTGAAAACTATCGGAGAAACTTGGCAATGCTATGCTGATTCATTGAACAGCAGGGATGATTGGAATACGCTTTCATTTTTAAACAATACCTATAAAAGAGATGTAGATATTTCCAATATGATGAATTGTGGAACTGCATTATTGTTGTCACCTGGTGCCATTCAGATTTATTATGGAGATGAAGTGGCCAGAAAGAAAGGAGCAGGGCAATACCTCTCTGATTCCATTCAGGGATACCGGTCTGACTATCCCTGGGATAGGCAGGATCTGAAGGTATTAAAACATTGGCAGATACTTGGTCGATTTAGAAACCGTCATCTTGCTGTAGGTGCTGGTATTCAAAAGCGATTGGGAGAAGGTGTTTTTGCGAGGATTTATGAACGAGGGAAACAAAAAGATGGAGTAGTGATCGCATTTCCGGAATGCCGAGAGAGTTTTATTCAGGTCGGGGATGTATTTGAAGAAAGAAGTGAAGTCATCAATGCTTATACCGGAGAAATAAGTACTGTAAACAATCATCAGGTACATCTGGTAATCGGTTCAAAAGTGGCTTTACTTGAGGCATATTAG
- a CDS encoding RagB/SusD family nutrient uptake outer membrane protein — MKRINLKLIYRITLFLALMAALASCVNDLDTVPLDEDIQTDISSDEDFDALLAKCYSAFILGGQSVNDADIRSINVHFSSYLRQYWNLQELPTDEAICAWDDGNLRDLHDMDWNSQNEFITAMYSRINLEVTYCNKLIQLTQDKEQYSEHYFEARMLRALSYWHLLDLFRTGPFVLEDDPVGSFFFPEQGSAGELFSFIESELKAIEDELPQPGGNEYGRADRALAWMVLAKLYLNAEAYINEAKYTECLTYCNKIINSGNYFLEADYRNLFLADNHLRTNEIIFPICSDGKRIQQAVGMSFLIHAAIGGTMKGSDFGVSGGWGGNRTTSAFVTKFNDISGETDSRAMFHTDGQTLEIENVLTFTQGYTITKYRNITSTGEAGSDAEYVDTDFPMFRYADVLLMYAEAVLRGGSGGDSQTALNYINTLRERAYGDVSGNISVSELTLDFLLDERSRELYWEGHRRSDLVRFGKLTGGTYLWPWKGAVAEGIATNSKYDVCPIPSTDINANPNLIQNEGY, encoded by the coding sequence ATGAAAAGAATAAATTTAAAATTGATTTACAGGATAACTTTGTTTCTTGCTCTGATGGCAGCTCTTGCTTCATGTGTTAACGATCTTGATACAGTTCCTCTGGATGAAGATATTCAAACCGATATAAGTAGTGATGAAGACTTTGATGCTTTATTAGCAAAATGCTATTCGGCTTTTATACTCGGAGGTCAGTCTGTAAATGATGCAGATATCCGAAGCATAAACGTACATTTCTCTTCTTACCTGAGACAATACTGGAACTTACAGGAGTTGCCTACCGATGAAGCGATATGTGCCTGGGATGATGGAAACCTGAGAGATTTGCATGATATGGACTGGAACTCTCAGAACGAATTCATAACTGCGATGTATAGTCGCATTAATCTTGAGGTTACCTATTGTAATAAACTGATACAATTAACACAGGATAAGGAACAATATTCGGAGCACTATTTTGAGGCACGTATGTTAAGAGCATTATCGTATTGGCATCTGCTCGATCTTTTCAGAACAGGACCTTTTGTACTGGAAGATGATCCGGTTGGTTCTTTCTTTTTCCCGGAACAAGGTAGTGCCGGCGAGTTATTTAGTTTCATTGAATCCGAATTGAAGGCCATTGAGGATGAATTACCGCAGCCTGGCGGGAATGAATATGGACGAGCCGATCGAGCATTGGCGTGGATGGTACTGGCAAAATTATACTTAAATGCAGAAGCCTATATCAATGAAGCTAAATATACCGAATGTCTGACCTATTGCAATAAAATTATAAATAGCGGTAATTATTTTTTGGAAGCAGACTATCGTAACCTGTTTTTGGCAGATAATCACCTCAGAACAAACGAGATAATTTTTCCCATTTGTTCGGACGGTAAACGAATTCAACAGGCAGTTGGAATGTCCTTTCTTATTCATGCTGCTATAGGCGGTACGATGAAAGGTAGTGATTTTGGAGTAAGCGGAGGTTGGGGCGGAAACCGCACAACCAGCGCTTTTGTTACTAAGTTTAATGACATTTCAGGTGAAACGGATTCCAGGGCAATGTTTCATACGGATGGGCAAACCCTTGAAATCGAAAATGTATTGACCTTTACTCAAGGGTATACCATTACAAAATACCGTAACATAACCTCAACCGGAGAAGCAGGTTCGGATGCCGAATATGTTGATACTGACTTCCCGATGTTCAGGTATGCGGATGTGCTGCTAATGTATGCAGAGGCAGTGTTAAGAGGAGGTTCCGGCGGAGACAGTCAGACCGCCTTGAATTATATCAATACACTGCGCGAAAGAGCCTACGGTGATGTTTCAGGTAACATTTCAGTTTCAGAATTGACCCTGGATTTTCTTTTAGATGAAAGAAGTCGAGAGTTGTACTGGGAAGGTCATAGACGCAGCGACCTGGTGCGTTTCGGCAAGTTAACCGGTGGAACATATTTGTGGCCCTGGAAAGGTGCCGTTGCAGAAGGTATCGCCACGAACAGTAAATATGATGTTTGTCCCATTCCATCTACAGACATAAATGCAAATCCTAACCTGATTCAGAATGAAGGTTATTAG
- a CDS encoding TonB-dependent receptor: MKDTSVKSVLQKIESLTEYRFLYQNEQLNLNEKTNIEIHEGNVLQILEQVLDPEKIDYQITESNLILLKPAVLQRNEKNAPQNNSISGKIIDKNGMPLPGVSVVLKGTTIGTVSDGDGQFYLEDIPIGSVIVFSFVGMKDHEMVFDQSQANVTIIMEEDVIGMDEVVVIGYGQVKKQDATGAVVAVGEKDFNQGSTGTAQDLITGKVAGVNLVTEGGQPGSSVKVRIRGGSSMSASNDPLYVVDGVPIDDRGIDGMSNILSSINPNDIESITVLKDASSTAIYGSRASNGVIIINTKKAIKGQKLAVSYNSKFLLGSVVEKVELLSADEYREIINQRHPEDNDVDTAIRNRVGTANTDWQDEIYQTSIGHDHNISIAGSYKNIPIRASVGYTNQEGILRTSQMKRTTGTLNLNPSLFQDHLHINAGLKGMYIDNRFADNGVIGGALHFDPTQVVKSDALEFDKFGGYFTWLLNGERNINGTTNPVARLEQRNDKSYVNRVIGDLQFEYKLHGLPDLKFNLVTGIDYTDSNGKVVNADDASFTEADNSELKRDYTHELKNELVDFYINYNKAFASQHNLDAMLGYEWQHFWSKSESESTLRNVNDIAFSSDETENYLVSFFGRLNYSLNNKYLLTATIRRDGSSRFHEDTRWGTFPSVALAWKIKNEEFLHKSKTISSLTFRLGYGITGQQSLLDNDYPYLGTYTRSDEFSQYQFGSKYIYTLRPNGYDEKLKWEETTTYNAAFDYGLFNNRVYGSLDIYFKETKDLINTIPVPSGSNFTDLLTTNVGNLENKGVEFSLNSLVLSRKNLTWDLGFNITYNKNEITKLTNYEDPDYSGVETGSINGVGVGNYIQINAVGHPLNSYYTYEQIYDSEGKPVEGEYVDRNDDGVVDSKDKYYNGSPDPKVFLGLSSKFEYRNFDFSFNGRASFGNNIYNNTAVTANYKEMVVNDYLTNLPASIKETEFERPQQFSDHYIEDASFFRMDNMTLGYSFNLFPKAEGNTNVRVYSSVQNVFVITDYKGIDPEVTNGIDYNVFPRPRTFIFGIQVNF, encoded by the coding sequence ATGAAGGATACATCTGTAAAGAGTGTTTTACAGAAGATTGAATCATTAACTGAATATCGCTTTCTCTACCAAAACGAGCAGCTAAACTTAAATGAAAAGACCAACATAGAGATACATGAGGGCAATGTATTACAGATTTTGGAGCAAGTTCTTGATCCGGAGAAGATTGATTATCAGATAACTGAAAGTAATTTGATATTGTTAAAACCAGCAGTGCTACAAAGAAATGAAAAAAATGCACCACAAAATAATTCTATTTCTGGTAAAATTATCGATAAAAACGGAATGCCGCTGCCAGGGGTTTCGGTGGTGTTAAAAGGAACCACAATTGGTACCGTTTCAGATGGCGATGGGCAGTTCTATTTGGAGGATATTCCCATAGGATCAGTTATTGTCTTTTCATTTGTTGGGATGAAAGATCATGAGATGGTTTTTGATCAGTCTCAGGCAAACGTAACTATTATTATGGAAGAAGACGTAATTGGAATGGATGAAGTTGTTGTAATTGGATATGGCCAGGTAAAGAAACAAGATGCAACAGGAGCTGTTGTTGCCGTAGGTGAGAAAGATTTTAACCAGGGATCAACAGGAACTGCACAAGACCTGATAACAGGAAAGGTAGCAGGAGTGAATCTTGTTACAGAGGGTGGACAACCCGGTTCTTCTGTTAAAGTGCGTATACGAGGAGGATCTTCTATGTCTGCAAGCAATGATCCTTTATATGTAGTCGATGGAGTACCTATTGATGATCGCGGAATTGATGGAATGAGCAATATCCTGAGTTCAATAAATCCAAACGACATTGAGTCAATAACAGTCCTTAAAGATGCATCTTCAACAGCAATCTATGGATCGAGGGCGTCAAATGGAGTTATTATTATTAACACTAAAAAGGCAATTAAGGGACAAAAGCTGGCAGTCTCTTATAATTCGAAGTTTTTGCTTGGTTCTGTAGTGGAAAAGGTTGAGCTTTTATCTGCCGATGAATATAGAGAAATCATAAATCAACGTCACCCGGAAGATAATGACGTTGATACAGCCATAAGAAACCGTGTTGGAACAGCAAATACAGATTGGCAGGACGAAATCTATCAAACCAGTATCGGACATGACCATAATATTAGTATTGCCGGATCTTATAAAAATATCCCTATACGTGCTTCTGTAGGTTATACCAATCAGGAAGGAATTCTACGTACTTCTCAAATGAAAAGGACGACAGGGACTCTTAATCTTAATCCTTCATTGTTTCAGGATCATTTGCATATTAATGCTGGATTAAAAGGCATGTATATTGATAATCGTTTCGCTGATAATGGAGTAATTGGTGGGGCTTTGCATTTTGATCCCACCCAGGTTGTGAAGAGTGATGCCCTAGAGTTTGATAAATTTGGTGGTTATTTTACATGGTTGCTAAACGGAGAACGTAATATTAACGGCACAACCAATCCAGTTGCAAGATTAGAGCAACGAAATGACAAATCGTATGTGAACAGGGTTATTGGTGATTTACAATTTGAATATAAATTACATGGATTACCTGATTTGAAGTTCAATCTTGTTACAGGTATCGACTATACGGACAGTAATGGCAAAGTAGTAAATGCAGACGATGCATCGTTTACAGAAGCGGATAATTCTGAATTAAAAAGGGATTATACGCATGAGTTGAAAAACGAACTCGTGGATTTTTACATTAACTATAACAAAGCGTTTGCGTCCCAGCACAACCTTGATGCCATGTTGGGTTACGAATGGCAACACTTCTGGAGCAAATCAGAAAGTGAATCAACCTTACGAAATGTCAATGATATTGCTTTTTCTTCTGATGAAACAGAGAATTACCTTGTTTCCTTTTTTGGAAGGCTAAACTATAGTTTGAATAACAAGTATCTTCTTACTGCGACTATCAGACGAGATGGCTCGTCACGTTTTCATGAGGATACCAGATGGGGGACTTTCCCATCTGTAGCATTAGCCTGGAAAATTAAAAATGAGGAATTTCTTCATAAGTCAAAAACAATCAGTAGTCTAACATTCAGGTTGGGATATGGAATCACTGGTCAGCAATCATTGTTGGATAATGACTATCCTTATTTGGGTACTTATACACGAAGTGATGAATTTTCTCAATATCAGTTTGGCTCAAAGTATATATATACACTGCGACCTAACGGTTATGATGAAAAATTGAAGTGGGAGGAAACGACAACCTACAATGCAGCTTTTGATTACGGTTTGTTTAATAACCGTGTTTATGGTAGCCTTGATATTTATTTCAAAGAAACCAAAGATTTGATCAATACTATACCTGTTCCATCCGGGTCTAACTTTACCGATTTATTGACTACGAATGTTGGGAACCTGGAGAACAAGGGAGTTGAATTTTCATTGAATTCTCTGGTGTTAAGCAGGAAGAATTTAACATGGGATCTTGGCTTTAATATCACTTATAATAAAAATGAGATAACAAAACTTACCAACTACGAAGATCCTGATTATAGTGGTGTGGAAACCGGTTCAATAAATGGTGTTGGCGTTGGTAATTATATACAAATCAACGCAGTTGGTCATCCTTTAAATTCCTATTACACCTATGAGCAAATATATGATAGCGAAGGAAAACCCGTCGAAGGAGAATATGTAGACCGTAACGATGATGGTGTTGTTGACTCAAAAGATAAGTACTATAACGGAAGTCCTGATCCAAAAGTGTTCTTGGGACTTTCCTCAAAATTCGAATATAGAAACTTTGATTTTAGTTTTAACGGTCGGGCAAGTTTTGGTAACAATATATACAACAATACGGCGGTTACAGCCAACTACAAAGAAATGGTTGTTAATGATTACCTCACGAACCTCCCGGCATCCATTAAAGAAACTGAATTTGAAAGACCACAGCAGTTTTCTGATCATTACATTGAAGACGCCTCGTTCTTTCGTATGGATAATATGACCTTGGGGTACAGTTTTAATTTGTTCCCCAAGGCTGAAGGGAATACGAATGTCCGGGTATATTCCAGTGTGCAAAATGTTTTTGTAATAACGGATTATAAAGGAATCGATCCGGAGGTGACAAATGGAATCGATTATAACGTCTTTCCGCGCCCGAGAACATTCATTTTTGGAATTCAGGTTAACTTTTAA